In Patescibacteria group bacterium, the genomic window TATTGGCTTTGTAATTGTTACTATTTGGTCAATATTCCGAGGTGGTGGCATTCAACGAGGCAAAGGAAAAATGAGCAAACAAGTATCAAAAGGATTAGGTAAGTTTTTTAAAAAATATGGTAAAAATTTAGCTGTTAAAGCAATCCCTGCTATTGGAGACGTTGTTCCTCTTTGGACGATTACTATTTACACTGAACTTAAAAGTTAAGTATAATATATATATAAAATAAAATGTTGAAATTTGATAAGAAAATTATATTAGCAATTATTTTGATCTCCTTTTTAGTGATACCTAGTATTTGTTCAGCAGTAATAGACTTAAATTTAAAATACCCGACACTTGGCCCAGAGGATAACAAGTTTGATTTAAATGAGAATCAAGATATTAATGAAATAGTTGCTTGGTTATATTACTTTATTATAAGTGTTTCTGGTTTTGCG contains:
- a CDS encoding pilin, whose protein sequence is MLKFDKKIILAIILISFLVIPSICSAVIDLNLKYPTLGPEDNKFDLNENQDINEIVAWLYYFIISVSGFAAFAMLVRGGFMWLSSAGNPSVLGEAKDIISSAIFGLIIILTSFLILQVINPELTTLSIESLRDI